In Cicer arietinum cultivar CDC Frontier isolate Library 1 chromosome 7, Cicar.CDCFrontier_v2.0, whole genome shotgun sequence, the genomic window ACTTATAttagaataatatttattattattattattattattattattattattattattattattattattattattattatatattagaatttaaactttatgctaaattataagtttattaacattttagtctATTTTAAACTAAGACttatttaaattatgatatgatatgatataaaatcaaattcattaaaatatagtgttaaatctaaaaaatatatatttacaaataaaattatttagcataaaatcaaattcattaGTCTATGgctcattatttatttaaatgttattataaaataaaattatgaataagTTTACATATCATACTAGACTTTTAGAAAAGTgagattcaaattttaaaaatacatgatAGACTAgatgtcaaattttaaaaatacatgatAGACTAGATGTCAAATTTAGACTTTAAATTTTGTTGACATACAAAATCTTAAAAAGTTTACCTCGATATAACTTATTACAATCCTAACATATAAATTGATATTGAAAAAATAGTGAATATACAAATTGGTCTCTGAAATTGTAAAAGTCGATCAAATTAGTTCCGTAATTTTGTGAGTTTccaaatacattttaaaattgaaaaaaataccaatcaaaataatatatatgtaaactTTTTTCTTAGAGATTTTGATATGACACTATAATCGAATAAAACGTTGATTCTACATTAATGTTATAgacaaatttattgataaaattgtgttatcttataaataaatggctaaattatatttgtagtctcttaacttaatttcaggtaacgttttagtcattttttttgagttggtcatttgttttaattttaagtgacaatttgatattttatgttttaaaattttaacaatgttatccttttttatacaaaaaatcatcaaaattttcaaccaaaacctataaaattaataaccatcttcaatataatgcaaattttatcaaattcataactcaaatattcaaatacactcatattttcattcttaaaatgaaaatatgagtttatttcaaaatttaagttattaatttgattaaatttgtatttattgaagatgataatgaattttatgggttttgtttgaaaaatttaatgatttttttgaatttttataaaaaaggacaacattattgacattttaaaacataaaatatcaaattataacttaaaattaaaataaatgaccaactcgagaataaaaagatataaaacaCTAAaatgttacttgaaattaagttaagggattgttgtgtaatttaaataaataaatttattattaattatacataaattaattatgaataaaatattttataattttagagaTTGTGGTGAGGTTGAATGATTAATTCGAAAGGaggtgaaaaaaaaataaaaattgaagataAAAATGTATGTAGCCAAAATAAAAGTTCAGTTGGTTCGGCGTTGGTCAAAATTCACAATCGAGAGCTTCCAGTAGAAGCATCAGAACGAGAAACGGGAAGAAGATCAAATCAATTCAGCGGTGGTTTGTAATCATGAAAGAAGATGAAGAGGTCATTTCCTTTCAAACCCCCAATTTCCAATTTCCaatttccatcttttttttaccaaaatatgTTCATTCATTTTCCTGCCTCAATTCCATCTTTGTTACTTTTCTGATTGTTGAAATCGTAATGCTTTAATCAGTTGCGATTCATTTGATTTATCTCAAGATTCAAGGTCCTGATAGGTATCATTCACAAttcttgttattattttttgcatCGGTCAAATCCTATTTATTAACTAGAAAACTTAGAATATCCAAGTGAATCAAAAAACAGCATCTTATGGCCATGAATTTGATTCTGAAGAACTCAGAGCCTTACTTAGGGTTCTCACATGCCCTCCTAACCTTTGTTCCAATCCTAACTGTAAGAGATATGGGTCAGACTTTACTTACCTCCCGATAGAATTTCGGATTATCAATGTCTCATTCCCTTGGAAATTGGAGGGTTAAGACAACAAAATAAGCCTTAGCCTTAGAATACTGAAACTTCCTTAGAGGGACAGTCCAAGTTCAAACTAGTGAAGCACTAGGTTTAGGCCTTTGAAACTTGGAAATATTTTCATCAGGAAGTGGCACTAAGGTCTCTGAAATCTGAATCGATTTTCTTGACTAGTGTGAGACCTTATGATCGCGTGAATATATTACTAAGGCCTTAATTTCACATTTTCCACCTTAGGCCTCAACTTATGTTGGGCCGGCCGCCCTGCTCCCTCTcccttattcttttatttacaGGAAACTTCCTCTCTGGCACTCATTGTTTTgactgtttttttttatatataaagatatatGTTGGTGACTGACGAGACAGTCAATTTGTGTAGCCAATAACTGAGGATATGCGATCGATGGCTCCTTATTtgattttggatttttattGAGTTCATTGTTGTTTGTTTCTCATGCAAATCTATCTTTGGTTTAAAATGAGGaacaacttaaaaataaatcaaaggtTTCTGTGGTTTTGAGTGAACAGTAAGTGTTATTGATTACTGTCTGTGGGGTTATTTATATTCTCTCCAAATCATTTATGTGAAAAAACTGAGTTTGGTTTCAGCTAGAAATGAAAAAGGAAGCTGCTGCTGACACGTTGTACCATTATTCAAAATTTGTGATTGCAAGGATTGGAAGTAGGACTCGAATGTGTGATTTGAGGTTACATTTGATGAAGGTATGAGACAAAATTCTGTTATTTTCTTATTAGCAACAGCGccactttttctttttgttgtcaTATGAGGTTTCTATATAGAAGATAAAGGGATTATCTTGAAAACTAGGTTGTTCATATTCTAATTGATCCATGCTCCCTAACCTGtcttatttattataatcaTTTTCAGGAGATTTCGGGTATGCCAACTTCTCTAAATAGGGAAACCCCACACACTGCAGCATCTCCTGAGGCAATGGGTGAGTCATCAAGCTCAGGAACAGCAAGACTAGATAAAGCAGACAGTTTTCGGGCACTATAGGGGATACTTGATAGAGGATGGTGACCATGTTTTTTGTTTGGGATTGTGGCATAGTTTCTCGTTGTTGCTAGATAGCAGCTTCGTAATAATGGTACAAAAGCAGGCACAAAATGGGCAGAATTATGTTTCTAATTACCATCTATGCGATGTctcatataaattatataccACTGAAGTTCTTATATCATGTTTGATGTTAGGGTTTATAAGGCTTGTTTGCTGTAGTTAAAGTTTGTTGTAGGATTAGTTTGGTTCCCCTAATGCATGTGTTTGATTCAATTCAAGGTGAAGTTATTGAAATTTCAGTTGTGTTTTTTATGTAGGATTTTGGAAATTCCAATTCAGATTGTGTGGCTCACATGATgaatcactttattttatttttaggttttCTTAAGGAGAGTgtattctctctctcttttatgTGGTTTTTTACTTCTAATTTTACCctttatttaaactattttttaaaaatatttttttcattctttatcCAATCAAATAATTGAAGTTTCTATACTCATAGatgatatattttcttcaaattttacgATTAATAGTTTCAACGATTTTATTTACACTTGTATTGTTCTTTGCCCAATCaaaaaagggaaagaaaaacaaatagatGTACCGGTTAGTGCCGTCTCAATGATAGttgttatgataaaaataaatttactattactctaataatattttagcaATTATTATACCATTGAAGCattataatttctattttttatgaattgatataattcaatttttttaatataataatcttGTCTGGTTTAAAACTTAAGAGTTCAATAAGAATATATAAAGATTTAATTTCTtgtcaaaaagaaaatttaaagatttaatttatatactctATTGAAtgtgaatatttttaattataatggGTTGGtatgatataattattatgatatatttttaataaatattttgtcgaTCAATTATAATGGGTTTGTATGAGataattagatatttttttcttataacaagtgcaaataaaaaaaatactgcattttagttttttaaatgaagagtttttattttgaaatattcttAATTTTGAGAGAAAAcgtttggttttttttttgtgagaatTTAATTTTGGACCAAATCGTAAAAGAAAGCCCATTATTGGCAAACATGGTAATATAATTAACCCAAACCAATGGTATCTCCAACGGCTCAATATTTCTAACGGCTAGTTTTCGTAAATTTAAAAACCCGATTCTTTGTTCTAAATCTCATTCTTCATCCTCTTATTACATTCTTCACAAACACTATCCATTTTGTTCCCCGCAGGAAAGTCTATTCGAAAAACTTGCAATCTTTTAATTTTCAACAATGTTGCAAGAAATGTGGAATGCTCCTCCAGGTTTCAGACCATCAAAATCAGCACCTTCT contains:
- the LOC101498990 gene encoding uncharacterized protein isoform X1 is translated as MKEDEELEMKKEAAADTLYHYSKFVIARIGSRTRMCDLRLHLMKEISGMPTSLNRETPHTAASPEAMGESSSSGTARLDKADSFRAL
- the LOC101498990 gene encoding uncharacterized protein isoform X2; translated protein: MKKEAAADTLYHYSKFVIARIGSRTRMCDLRLHLMKEISGMPTSLNRETPHTAASPEAMGESSSSGTARLDKADSFRAL